The sequence TTAAGGTCCTCTCTGGTCCTAAAGAGGAGACAAGGGTTAAGGGTGTAAGTGCCAAAGTCTTTGGTGACAGCACTGTCTGCTGGGGTCAATATCCCCCTGGGGACAGGGCCCTAGGGTGGGGGTGCTGTGCGGACGGCGGGAGAGTCCAGAGGGTGGATTTAGCATGTCCGTTGAGCTAGCCCTGGGATCCCGACTCAGCAGACCGCCCCCTGCACGGACCGAAGAAAGCAGTGGAGTGGCCTCTCCCCAGCCCGTGCagaccccaccccagggctgaccaATGGCCGTGTccacagagagggggaggagcggaggctGGAGGATAAAGGCCCCGCTGGGGGTCTGCCCCTCAGCTACAGGTTCCTCCCTCAGCTGCATCTGCAAAGGACCCCTCGCTCCTCACCATGGTGCACTGGACAGCCGAAGAGAAGAAGCTCATTACCGGCCTGTGGGGCAAGGTCAACGTGGCCGAATGTGGTGGCGAAGCCCTGGCCAGGTAGGCCCAGCCCCACGTCATCTGCCCCGCTGTCTCCCGGGCTGGCgaaactgctgcttctgcagggaggctgcagtaaccctgcatctgtctctgctcctgtctccctctctctagGCTGCTGATCGTCTACCCCTGGACCCAGAGGTTTTTCTCTGACTTCGGGAACCTCTCCAGCCCCACCGCCATCGTGGGCAACCCCAAGGTCCGTGACCACGGCAAGAAGGTGCTGACCTCCTTTGGGGACGCCGTGAAGAACCTGGACAACATCAAGGCCACCTATGCCATGCTGAGCGAGCTGCATTGTGACAGGCTACATGTGGACCCTGAGAACTTCAGGGTGAgtcggactcctgggtccccctCTTCGATCCCCCAGGACAGGACAGGGCCAAGTGGTGGTTCTCCCTTTGGGGCATGGAGGAGGCCACCGGTGAGCAAGCTCCCAAAGGTGCACTGGGCCTAAAGGTGACAGACAGAAAGTGACGCTGTATAACCCAGTACAAGGTGCCAGGCctggggagcaggctcaggggagagtCTGGCAGGATCCAGTAATGCAGGTGGAAATCTGCCAAGGCCACCTGGGCCTGGGATCCAGTGtcaggagggatggagggagggggtggcgtgctctgaagggggtgggggcgtgaTATGGGTTTGGTCCAAGAGAAGTGAGCGGGGTGCTAGGGGGAGGGATCTGTGGGGAGAAGGGCACGCTCGGGTGGACCGGCCCCTTTGGCGGGTGCCGAGCAGGATGTCCAGGGAGTGAAAGTGCTGCTCCCCCATGATGATCCCAGCCCCACAGCGCTGTGTGCACAACCCCCCTGTCCCGCCCCTTGGGCAGAGGGCtgatgggagggaggagggaagggtctAAGGGCCTGCAGGAAGAAACCATGGGGCAGGCCACGGGCGAAGGGCAGGTGCCAGTGGAAGCTATAGAGGCGCTGGGGGGGGATCACTGGGGTGGCATTAGAAAGGTGGGGAGATGCCAGCGACAGATGGATACAGCGCTgatggcagggggtgaggggcaggggaacAACGGGGGCCGGGACAGGTGGTGGGAGCAAGGGGAAGGATGGCAAGGGGTGGGTGCCAGAAGAGGGGAAGGAtttgggggagaggaaaggggtcTGAgccagggaagagggaggagagagctggtcagagtgacattcccctggtgcagGGGACACCCCCTAGGTCCCACTTAGGCCCTATTGTGAGGACTTAAGTAGCGTATAGGTCTTCTGCTGGCCTGGCCCTGCactcaggggggcgggggagcggggagagaGGGTTCACCACACAGGAATAGAGGAGAAGGCATGAGGAGTTAAGGTCAGAAAGACACagatgggagagagaaggagctgggggaggcaaACGGGTAAAGCGAGCAGAACATACAGATGAAACAGAGACTctcacagggtcctgggctggggagaAAATTTCATGGCAGTGCCAGTGCAGATAAAATCCCAGAGCCCCAAACTTCatgatccatccatccatccatccacccgccctctccccccaccctgcaccaaTATCTACAGATATCTCTCCACCATGGTCACTGAGCAGCAGCCCTTACTGCTCACATGTGGCTAGAGAGACGTGGGGGGTTCAGAGCCGTGCTGACCAGGGGggtattctcctcctcctcccctgcagctcctgggtgaCATCCTCGTCATCGTCCTGGCTGCCCACTTCGGGAGGGAGTTCACCCCTGCCTGCCAGGCCACCTGGCAGAAGCTGGTCCGTGTGGTGGCCCACGCCCTGTCGTACAAGTACCACTGAGCCCTCGGCGGGGACGCGCACGACAAAGACACCCTGCTCCGTTCCAGGCGCACCCATGTGCATGGAAATGCCCTTTGGGTACCAGTGGCTGTAACAGTCAAATAAAACCCGTCCACTGCAGTGGGTCATGGTCCGTGTGTCTGTGCGTGGTGCGGGATCCTGGGGTCGGGGCAGCGTGGACAGGGGGGCTGGGAGATTTTATAAACAGGAAAGGGTTTCGCTCAGTTGCTGGTTCGTCTTTCCTGTTTTCTAAGGCGTGCTGCTTCGGGGCTTTCCCGGCATTCTAGCTATTATGTTCTTATATTGGAAACCTCCAAAGTGGGTGTAAAGTGGAGTTGTCGCCCTCTGGACAGCTCTATTCACCTGTAACTTCTTAAAAAATGGACGTTTCTGGATTTAGCCAGTTGTCACTCATGTACCGCTCCCAGTGCCTCGCCCTTTGTTTCTTTGCGTCTTTGGATTCCAAGCTGACAAACACGTCCACACACAATTAGCTCTGGGCATCTGGTCATGGAGGCTGTGAATGTGTGAGTCCCCTGGttcgttccctccctccctgggccgTGGGGAGAACAGGATGGCCTGATTTGCCCCCAACAGCTGATAACACTTGCAGCTCTGCACTAAGACAATGACTATGATCaattctcatgcttcagggcttcagcctgtcaccttcaggggtcaggaaggaatctcctccccttcccccacgcACAGTTGGGCAGATAAATTTGGTGGGGGGGATGcctctctctgaagcatcagagatcaGCCACAGC is a genomic window of Natator depressus isolate rNatDep1 chromosome 1, rNatDep2.hap1, whole genome shotgun sequence containing:
- the LOC141988161 gene encoding hemoglobin subunit beta, whose product is MVHWTAEEKKLITGLWGKVNVAECGGEALARLLIVYPWTQRFFSDFGNLSSPTAIVGNPKVRDHGKKVLTSFGDAVKNLDNIKATYAMLSELHCDRLHVDPENFRLLGDILVIVLAAHFGREFTPACQATWQKLVRVVAHALSYKYH